A genomic region of Kluyveromyces marxianus DMKU3-1042 DNA, complete genome, chromosome 5 contains the following coding sequences:
- the MYO2 gene encoding myosin 2, translating to MPYEVGTRCWYPSKEQGWTGAEISKHEVQGDKFRLELTLENGEKVDLLVSSLDEAKEPSLPLLRNPPILETTEDLTSLSYLNEPAVLHAIKARYAQLNIYTYSGIVLIATNPFDRVDQLYSQEMIQAYAGKRRGELDPHLFAIAEEAYRLMKTTNENQTIIVSGESGAGKTVSAKYIMRYFASVEENNEENAHHNPEMSETEKRILATNPIMEAFGNAKTTRNDNSSRFGKYLEILFDDETSIIGARVRTYLLERSRLVFQPKTERNYHIFYQILSGLSDEEKSQLKLTKVEDYHYMNQGGDYHIQGIDDAEEYRSTVDALTMVGIEKETQFQLFKILAALLHIGNIEIKKVRNDASLTSDEPNLQIAAELLGIDASEFSRWVTKKQIITRSEKIVSNLSYHQAIVSRDSVAKFIYSALFDWLVDNINKVLCNPEVVNEINTFIGVLDIYGFEHFKKNSFEQFCINYANEKLQQEFNQHVFKLEQEEYVKEQIEWSFIEFNDNQPCIDLIENKLGILSLLDEESRLPAGTDEGWTHKLYETLDKPPTNKVFSKPRFGETQFVVSHYALDVTYDVEGFIEKNRDTVSDGHMEVLKSSKNETLLSILETIDKNAEKLAKQQAEKQESQKKPGPVARKIIRKPTLGSMFKQSLIELMETINSTNVHYIRCIKPNEDKEAWKFDNLMVLSQLRACGVLETIRISCAGFPSRWTYTEFALRYHILIPSEYWSNILQSDPSEDDVKNLCKEILKRTMDDVSKYQTGNTKIFFKAGMLAHLEKLRSDKLYVSSVLIQKKIKGVHYRRRYLETVSAIRSLQSASRGLLIRQSVDHEFKTNCSLLIQSTYRGISVRKNVSSTILGIIRIQSLARRKITKDALLERRKNDAAIFIQKKLRSFQPRKQYIHERKSSVTIQSFIRKHYAQRKLKQLKSEAKSVNHLQEVSYKLENKVIELTESLAAKVRENKDLASRLEELQQSLNESENIKKLLETEKETHSRVLNDQKSLHQEEFGKVNTELLAAKEEITSAKLEIEELQKKQKELKDEVASTLEQLNATRLELSTSQTENVDLKKEISSLKEKIARLQSSGRAGGINVGANAMNSTPVKNRRFSSHSALNDASSPKQLNVVSINNSFNTDDVSNLMSKINDELYKMFEDSRSLNTEIIEGLLKGGKVPPTGVSIDLTRKEVLYPARVLIIILSDMWRLGLTKQSETFLAEVLETIQKIISSLKPEVMIEHGAFWFTNVRELHSFVVFAYESITTDETYNSGMNEEEYNEYVNLVKELKDDFEALSFNVYNLWMKKLRKYLEKIAVPAVVVSQALPGFVVPEPSQFLQKFLQSSSVYKMDDVLTFFNNIYWAMKSYDIEMEVFDEVITNLLRLLDALCFNDLILRKGFLSWKRGLQLNYNVTRIEEWCKSHHIPEASVCLQHILQAAKLLQLKKRVIADIDIIWDVCNSLKPIQIKQLITQYSVADYEEPIAPEILQYVAEKVRNDSSKADGGNNDVFLPVDVGPFDDPYQKIEVRAFGQIEAYIPAWLNLPNTRRIVELVTQYVAVQEQAE from the coding sequence ATGCCATATGAAGTTGGTACGCGTTGCTGGTATCCTAGTAAAGAACAAGGATGGACTGGTGCCGAAATAAGCAAGCATGAAGTGCAGGGGGACAAGTTTAGATTGGAGTTGACGTTGGAGAACGGTGAAAAAGTGGATCTTTTGGTGTCGTCTTTAGACGAGGCCAAGGAGCCATCTTTGCCACTATTGAGGAACCCTCCCATTCTCGAGACAACAGAGGACTTGACATCGCTATCGTACTTGAACGAGCCCGCTGTGTTGCATGCGATCAAGGCCAGATACGCCCAGTTGAATATCTACACGTATTCAGGAATAGTGCTAATCGCCACTAACCCCTTTGACCGTGTTGACCAGTTATACTCTCAGGAGATGATCCAGGCCTACGCTGGGAAACGTAGAGGTGAACTAGACCCACATTTGTTTGCCATTGCCGAAGAGGCGTACCGTTTGATGAAAACCACTAACGAAAACCAAACGATTATCGTGTCCGGAGAATCGGGTGCTGGTAAGACCGTTTCCGCCAAGTACATCATGAGATATTTCGCCAGTGTGGAGGAAAATAACGAGGAAAACGCCCACCATAACCCTGAAATGTCAGAGACGGAAAAGCGTATCTTGGCTACAAATCCCATCATGGAGGCGTTTGGTAACGCCAAGACCACAAGAAATGACAACTCTTCCAGATTCGGTAAATACTTGGAGATCCTTTTTGATGACGAAACTTCCATTATAGGTGCCAGGGTAAGGACGTATCTTCTAGAGCGCTCGAGATTGGTGTTCCAACCAAAGACAGAAAGAAACTATCACATCTTTTATCAAATTCTTTCAGGGTTGTCCGACGAAGAAAAGTCACAGCTAAAGTTAACCAAGGTCGAAGATTACCACTACATGAATCAAGGTGGCGACTACCACATCCAGGGTATCGATGACGCAGAAGAGTACCGTAGTACAGTAGACGCATTGACCATGGTGGGTATCGAAAAAGAAACCCAATTCCAacttttcaagattttAGCTGCACTTCTACATATTGGTAACATCGAGATCAAAAAGGTAAGAAATGACGCATCTCTAACTTCAGATGAACCAAACCTACAAATAGCAGCCGAACTACTGGGCATAGACGCATCGGAATTCTCTAGATGGGTAACTAAGAAACAAATCATTACGAGATCGGAAAAAATTGTTTCCAATTTATCTTATCACCAGGCAATAGTTTCTCGTGATTCCGTTGCAAAGTTCATATATTCCGCTTTGTTCGACTGGTTAGTGGATAATATCAACAAGGTACTATGTAACCCAGAAGTTGTTAACGAGATAAACACTTTCATCGGTGTGTTGGATATCTACGGGTTCGAgcatttcaagaagaactcTTTCGAACAATTCTGTATCAATTACGCAAACGAAAAATTACAACAAGAGTTCAACCAACATGTCTTCAAGTTGGAACAAGAGGAATATGTGAAAGAACAAATCGAATGGTCTTTTATTGAATTTAATGATAACCAACCTTGTATCGATTTGATCGAAAATAAGCTTGGTATATTATCTCTCTTAGACGAAGAATCTAGACTACCTGCTGGAACAGACGAAGGTTGGACCCACAAATTATACGAAACTTTAGACAAACCACCAACTAACAAGGTATTCTCTAAGCCAAGATTTGGCGAAACCCAATTTGTTGTTAGCCACTATGCCCTAGATGTGACTTACGATGTTGAAGGGTTTATCGAAAAAAACAGAGACACAGTTTCGGATGGTCACATGGAGGTATTGAAGTCTTCTAAAAACGAGACCCTACTATCAATCTTGGAGACCATTGATAAAAATGCCGAAAAGCTTGCCAAACAACAGGCTGAGAAACAAGAATCACAGAAGAAGCCTGGTCCAGTTGCAAGAAAGATCATTAGAAAACCTACACTTGGTTCCATGTTCAAACAATCCCTAATAGAGCTTATGGAAACTATCAACTCTACCAATGTTCACTATATTCGTTGTATAAAACCTAATGAGGATAAAGAGGCTTGGAAGTTTGATAACCTCATGGTTCTATCTCAATTGAGAGCTTGTGGTGTCTTAGAAACGATTAGAATCTCCTGTGCTGGTTTCCCATCAAGATGGACTTATACAGAGTTTGCCTTGAGATACCATATCCTAATTCCTTCCGAATACTGGTCCAATATCTTACAATCTGACCCATCTGAAGATGACGTGAAGAATCTATGTAAAGAGATTCTGAAACGTACTATGGATGATGTTTCGAAATACCAAACAGGTAATACCAAGATCTTTTTCAAGGCTGGTATGCTAGCGCATCTAGAAAAACTAAGATCTGATAAACTATACGTGTCATCTgttttgattcaaaagaagatcaaggGTGTTCATTACCGTAGAAGATATCTCGAAACCGTCAGTGCTATTAGATCACTACAATCTGCTTCCAGAGGTTTGTTAATTAGACAGAGTGTGGATCATGAGTTCAAGACTAATTGCTCTTTATTGATCCAAAGCACATATAGAGGTATTTCTGTGAGAAAGAATGTCTCCAGTACTATTCTAGGTATTATAAGAATCCAGTCATTGGCTAGGAGAAAAATCACTAAGGATGCACTCTTAGAAAGACGCAAAAATGACGCAGCAattttcattcaaaagaaattgaGATCTTTCCAACCAAGAAAGCAATATATTCATGAGAGAAAGAGCTCTGTTACTATTCAGTCATTTATTAGGAAACACTATGCTCAACGTAAAttgaagcaattgaagTCAGAAGCCAAGTCCGTTAACCATCTACAGGAAGTAAGTTACAAACTAGAAAACAAGGTAATCGAACTAACCGAATCCCTTGCCGCTAAGGTaagagaaaataaagaTTTGGCTTCACGTTTAGAAGAGTTACAACAATCTTTGAACGAATCtgaaaatatcaagaagCTTTTGGAAACAGAGAAGGAAACTCACTCAAGGGTTCTAAATGATCAAAAGTCTCTACACCAAGAAGAGTTTGGTAAGGTTAACACCGAGTTATTGGCTGCCAAGGAGGAAATCACTTCTGCGAAGTTAGAGATTGAAGAGttgcaaaagaaacagaaagagCTGAAGGATGAAGTAGCATCTACACTTGAGCAACTAAATGCAACAAGGTTGGAACTTTCAACTTCACAGACTGAAAACGTTGATTTAAAGAAGGaaatctcttctttgaaggaaaaaattgCTCGTCTTCAATCATCTGGTCGCGCTGGTGGTATCAATGTCGGTGCTAATGCTATGAATTCCACTCCTGTTAAGAATAGACGTTTCTCTAGCCACAGTGCATTAAACGATGCAAGTTCTCCTAAACAACTTAATGTGGTGTCCATCAACAATAGCTTTAACACCGATGATGTCTCTAATCTGATGTCAAAGATCAACGATGAGTTATACAAAATGTTTGAAGATTCGAGATCCTTGAACACCGAGATTATCGAAGGATTATTGAAGGGTGGCAAAGTTCCACCAACAGGTGTTTCTATTGATCTAACCAGAAAGGAAGTCTTATACCCAGCTAGAGttttaattattatattgaGTGATATGTGGAGATTAGGATTAACTAAGCAAAGTGAGACATTCCTCGCTGAGGTTTTAGAAACTATACAAAAGATAATATCCAGTTTGAAACCCGAAGTTATGATTGAACACGGTGCATTTTGGTTTACGAATGTCAGAGAACTCCATTCATTTGTAGTCTTTGCATATGAATCAATAACCACTGATGAGACGTACAACAGTGGTATGaacgaagaagagtatAATGAATATGTGAACCTagtaaaagaattaaaggATGATTTTGAAGCTCTAAGCTTTAATGTATACAATTTgtggatgaagaagcttcggaaatatcttgaaaagattgCAGTTCCAGCTGTCGTCGTTTCTCAAGCTCTTCCAGGTTTCGTTGTCCCAGAACCATCCCAATTCCTACAAAAATTCTTACAGAGCAGCTCTGTCTATAAAATGGACGACGTTCTAacattcttcaacaatatttATTGGGCTATGAAGTCGTACGATATCGAAATGGAGGTATTTGACGAAGTAATCACCAATCTCTTAAGGTTATTGGATGCCTTATGTTTCAACGATCTAATTCTCAGAAAGGGATTTTTGTCGTGGAAGCGTGGTTTACAACTAAACTACAATGTCACAAGGATCGAGGAATGGTGTAAGAGTCACCATATACCGGAGGCCAGTGTATGTTTGCAACATATATTACAGGCTGCCAAACTTCtgcaattgaagaaacgCGTCATTGctgatattgatattatttggGATGTTTGCAACAGTTTGAAGCCTATTCAAATCAAACAGTTGATAACTCAATATTCCGTCGCCGATTACGAGGAACCAATCGCACCAGAGATTCTCCAATATGTTGCTGAAAAGGTCAGAAATGATTCATCAAAGGCAGATGGTGGAAACAATGATGTTTTCTTACCTGTAGATGTAGGTCCATTTGATGACCCATACCAAAAAATAGAGGTTAGGGCATTTGGTCAAATCGAAGCTTATATTCCAGCTTGGTTAAATCTCCCAAATACCAGAAGGATAGTAGAATTAGTTACTCAGTATGTTgctgttcaagaacaagccGAATAA
- the FRT2 gene encoding Frt2p (Ras-like GTPase superfamily conserved domain), which produces MYVRSREYPDKLGSQPNALFNGLLTRQQELDSLRNPRDAKYRRRSELTGLTSVTGQHPLKMKGDLDQDGGYYTHQPQPQHQQHQHQQPQNRLSVNMDADSGPEYDNRMNIVVTNSDDDSITCGSSRFSEALLGGSHLLSSEYESNRNSYSMGPVSTSVSRPRSSNSSLGHLKNPSFSNISVSSLPSHKRMHSNMLHLAPLRQEQASSSESLHSKGNQLAKQFLETATKTAHNKEPTVPASAASTNGYSDSSGMAEFVSTGFIEKLFPMGKTSNTAGPREGKEDLDRKKPTEHMSVDFMKHIEMNLTAVESRLKHFLKDSIRSQELEMNQKVSQLQTLSGVVQKLHTDIKGIRTSSKTQLNELKAKFDSSDPDSFITSLTKLVENHVSRLETMEKRTTDIQSELEAKKQQLRKLENLIKVNDMINDFKRNMKLSEKLKESCGTLGDIFVLGFTFLLIVYLFKRWFASE; this is translated from the coding sequence ATGTATGTTAGAAGCCGAGAATACCCCGATAAGTTAGGCTCGCAGCCGAATGCCTTGTTTAACGGGCTGCTTACACGACAGCAAGAGCTTGATAGTCTGAGAAACCCTCGCGATGCGAAATATCGTAGGCGAAGCGAGTTGACAGGGTTGACGAGTGTCACCGGGCAGCACCCGCTCAAGATGAAAGGGGACTTGGATCAGGATGGTGGCTACTACACGCACCAGCCGCAGCCACAGCATCAgcagcatcagcatcagcagcCACAGAATCGTCTAAGTGTCAATATGGATGCGGATAGTGGTCCAGAATATGATAATCGCATGAACATTGTTGTCACTAATAGTGACGACGATTCGATCACCTGTGGATCTTCGAGGTTTAGCGAGGCGCTATTGGGCGGGAGCCATCTCTTGAGCTCTGAATATGAATCCAATAGAAACAGCTACTCGATGGGGCCAGTCTCAACGTCGGTGTCCAGGCCTAGAAGCTCCAACAGCAGTCTTGGACATCTGAAAAACCCATCGTTCTCAAACATCTCGGTGTCTTCTCTACCCTCGCATAAAAGAATGCACTCCAACATGTTGCATCTCGCACCTTTACGACAAGAGCAGGCCTCTTCGTCGGAATCACTGCATTCAAAGGGAAACCAATTGGCTAAACAGTTTCTTGAAACAGCTACAAAAACTGCACATAATAAAGAGCCCACTGTGCCAGCATCTGCTGCTTCGACTAACGGGTACAGCGACTCGTCTGGAATGGCGGAATTCGTCTCAACGGGATTCATTGAAAAACTCTTTCCAATGGGTAAAACATCTAATACCGCAGGCCCCAGAGAAGGGAAAGAAGATTTGGATAGGAAAAAGCCAACAGAACACATGTCGGTAGATTTTATGAAACATATAGAGATGAATCTAACCGCAGTCGAATCCCGACTGAAACATTTTCTGAAGGATTCTATACGGTCACAGGAATTGGAAATGAACCAAAAAGTATCCCAGTTACAGACGCTGTCTGGGGTGGTCCAGAAATTACACACCGATATTAAGGGAATCAGAACTAGTAGCAAAACCCAGTTAAACGAACTTAAAGCAAAGTTTGATAGCTCTGATCCAGATTCATTCATCACAAGTTTGACTAAATTGGTTGAAAATCACGTTTCAAGACTAGAAACAATGGAAAAGAGGACTACAGATATTCAAAGTGAATTAGAGGctaaaaaacaacaactaaGAAAGTTGGAGAATCTGATTAAAGTCAATGACATGATCAATGATTTTAAACGTAATATGAAACTATCCGAAAAGCTGAAAGAAAGTTGTGGTACCCTTGGtgatatatttgtattGGGGTTTACATTTCTGTTGATCGTATATTTATTTAAGCGCTGGTTCGCTTCAGAATAA